The Streptococcus oralis DNA window AAGGCAATTCACCTGGTGTATAACCTTCCATTGACTCACCAATCATCTGACCATATTCGTTTACTGGCATCGTTTTCTCCTTGTTTTACGCTGAAAATACTATATCATAATTTTCTCTATATGGAAACTAGCACTCTCCCCAAACTTCATTCTCAACACTACATTAGTGATTCATTTTCTTTCTTTTCTCTTCTAAGGCTTGATTAATTCGTTGGGTGAGTTTGTGAGTTTGCCAGATCTGGTACAACCATATCAGTCCATAAATTAACAAGAAAAAGAACCACAGCAAGGGACTCAACAATGCTGAACCCCAGCCAAAAAATAGGTAGGTCAATACTAAAATAGTAGCTGTCGCTAACAAATGAACTCCTACACGCATACTATAAGCAAGAAATTCTAGCCTTTCAAGGATTAAGGTCAATACTCCCATAATTCCACTCATCAAAAACAAAGCTAGAATATTTTTTGTCGTTGGTGCGGGATAGGTAATACCTGAATAAAACTGAGCCAATAACACCAAACTCAAATAAACAAAGGAGGCCGTCCGCATTCCCGATACAAAATAAGCAATCAATCGCTTCATGATTTTCTCCTATAAACCTAGATAATCCATTAAGGACTTAACGTATTTCCGACTCACACTCGATTTGAGACCCCGAGTCATCTTAGCCATCATGTTCCCTGAAAAGCTATCCGATAATGACTCTAAATGGTCAATGTTTATAACTGAATGACGCGATATTTGTATAAAGTTACGTCGATTAATTCGATGCTGAAAGTTTGTCAATGTTTCCTTAGTTTTATAAATCCCATCTACCGTATAAATGGTCAACAAATTCTTATCGATATCTGCTAGAATAAGATCCTCAATTTTCACCATAACCAGATGATCATCCGTTCGAATAGGAATGACCACCTGATTAGTCGTTGAAAATTGTTCTAAATACTCCATGACTTCTCTTGCTTGGTCGGTTAACTGAGCTGCCTGAATTAAAATGTGTGGGTCTTTTTCTGAAAACTCTGTCTTCATTTCAAAACGAATCTTCATTTTCTCTCCAATACATCTTTATTTTCTCTTGCTAAACACTTTAACAAATAACATCCAAAGAAGAATAGCGACGAGACTGATAATAACCACTATAAAGTATGTTTCTTCCTTTGTCAATAGTTCTTGACAGTTGATTTGGATTCCCATTTTTTCTTGAAATTCCTGTAACAGACTGTTGTTTCCTGAAAATGCGGTCTCTAACCGATCTTTCATCAAGACTTGTCGATAAAGAGAAGCAATATAAGTTGCAGGGGTACATTTCATGAAAAGCTGTGCAGAATCAGGTAATACTCCAATGGGGATATAAGTTCCTACTAAAAATCCAGAAGCAGTTCCCACTATCGTTGCCAGTTTCCCAAGGCTATCTACAGATTGAAAACGGTAAATCAAGAGAACATTTACCAAACTTGAAAGCAGACTGCTTAACAACATAATCAAAGCGATTTCCGGTAAATGACTGATAACTGGGCTCTCTTTAAAATAAAAACTCATAACAGCATACATAAACACCTGCATGATAAAAGAAATGACAATACTACTGATTAGATAGGACGTCTGTAAGCCCCA harbors:
- a CDS encoding DUF3021 domain-containing protein, with product MKRLIAYFVSGMRTASFVYLSLVLLAQFYSGITYPAPTTKNILALFLMSGIMGVLTLILERLEFLAYSMRVGVHLLATATILVLTYLFFGWGSALLSPLLWFFFLLIYGLIWLYQIWQTHKLTQRINQALEEKRKKMNH
- a CDS encoding LytTR family DNA-binding domain-containing protein, which codes for MKIRFEMKTEFSEKDPHILIQAAQLTDQAREVMEYLEQFSTTNQVVIPIRTDDHLVMVKIEDLILADIDKNLLTIYTVDGIYKTKETLTNFQHRINRRNFIQISRHSVINIDHLESLSDSFSGNMMAKMTRGLKSSVSRKYVKSLMDYLGL
- a CDS encoding ABC transporter permease, which translates into the protein MLALLKRNFILYFRNRSGVFFSLLGALISFLLYIIFLQKNLTDAWSQLPDNTNLLNNWLMGGTLAVTGMTTSFTALTQMVQDRENQVDQDLFLTDLGNWGLQTSYLISSIVISFIMQVFMYAVMSFYFKESPVISHLPEIALIMLLSSLLSSLVNVLLIYRFQSVDSLGKLATIVGTASGFLVGTYIPIGVLPDSAQLFMKCTPATYIASLYRQVLMKDRLETAFSGNNSLLQEFQEKMGIQINCQELLTKEETYFIVVIISLVAILLWMLFVKVFSKRK